The following proteins are encoded in a genomic region of Vibrio spartinae:
- a CDS encoding NifB/NifX family molybdenum-iron cluster-binding protein → MIIAIPMKEDRIANHFTKADHFLFMDESGEVVGQKPNPAQHAGCSGKSALLALLQSERVERVIVRQIGQRMLGRLLENQLAVFQTHTGRQTLQHIVQTGNELVPLTDAEQGRQSVNYQTKQQQGGCCGHHQHEHHADVHARGQGHRCCETGEQHRGCGAHENGEHHQHRSGKGRCCHH, encoded by the coding sequence ATGATTATTGCTATCCCGATGAAAGAAGACCGAATTGCCAACCATTTTACCAAAGCTGACCATTTTCTTTTTATGGATGAGTCTGGTGAGGTAGTGGGACAGAAACCCAATCCTGCACAACATGCTGGTTGTTCAGGGAAATCAGCATTACTTGCATTACTCCAGAGCGAGCGGGTTGAACGAGTGATTGTCCGTCAGATTGGTCAGCGGATGCTGGGGCGGTTACTCGAAAACCAGTTGGCTGTGTTTCAAACGCATACAGGCCGCCAGACTTTGCAGCACATTGTCCAGACCGGGAATGAACTGGTTCCGCTCACGGATGCAGAGCAAGGGCGTCAGTCTGTGAATTATCAAACAAAGCAACAACAAGGCGGTTGTTGTGGACATCATCAGCATGAACATCATGCCGATGTTCATGCTCGCGGTCAGGGACATCGTTGTTGCGAGACCGGTGAGCAGCATCGTGGGTGTGGTGCCCATGAAAACGGTGAACATCATCAACATCGATCTGGCAAAGGGCGTTGTTGTCACCATTGA
- a CDS encoding ABC transporter ATP-binding protein, whose translation MSTKNSKQDDKHAGSLRLLMSYVFADKALLIKTLILVVIATGFEVLGPLLSKVFIDDFIVPDHYPFWPIVGIISLFILSTIVGTYLKYRQTLRFLDMALFAVLDIRKRVFKHVLSLPMSYFDYARTGQLVSRITNDTESIKDIYVQFLSNVLTNIILLIGILIAMAILDIQLMLVALLLLPTVIGLIYLYQRFSVKNVTDSRRLRSDINATMNESISGMTVIQATNQQQAKLSQFDQINAHYYDTRLKTVTISSLLLRPAINLFSIMALGGVVWFFGLQVVQGVAEVGVLYAYLNYLGRFSEPLIEITQRFGLYQQAIVAGNRVYELLQESSAKPEKGTFSRIDTGHLSIKNLNFAYHNNHPVLQDINAEINAGQLFAIVGHTGSGKSTLMSLLLNFYQPQSGTICIDEHPLDHYSHDALRQGVSFIPQDPFILATTIFDNIDMGRNLSESAVRLAARQAHLHDVIIAMSEGYQTQLGEGGLRLSTGQRQQLIIARALAGSPKVLLLDEATANVDSETEQVVQRALNDLQGQVTLIVVAHRLSTIRHADQILVLEHGHLIEQGDHHQLMARPQGQYRAMYQLQQQEKRVAQAAK comes from the coding sequence ATGAGTACCAAGAATTCTAAGCAGGATGATAAACACGCAGGCTCACTACGCCTATTGATGAGTTATGTTTTCGCAGACAAAGCTTTATTGATTAAAACCTTGATTCTGGTTGTGATCGCGACGGGATTTGAGGTATTGGGCCCGCTATTAAGCAAAGTATTTATCGATGACTTCATTGTGCCGGATCATTATCCGTTCTGGCCGATTGTCGGCATTATCAGTTTGTTTATTCTGTCAACGATTGTGGGAACCTACCTCAAGTATCGACAAACCCTGCGTTTTCTGGATATGGCATTATTCGCGGTGCTTGATATTCGCAAACGGGTGTTTAAACATGTCCTGTCTTTGCCAATGTCGTATTTCGATTATGCCCGTACCGGGCAACTGGTCAGCCGGATTACCAATGATACCGAGTCAATTAAAGATATTTACGTACAGTTTTTATCCAATGTCCTGACCAATATCATTCTGCTGATCGGTATTTTGATTGCCATGGCGATTTTGGACATTCAACTGATGCTGGTCGCGCTCTTGCTGCTACCGACGGTGATAGGATTAATTTATCTGTATCAACGTTTCAGTGTCAAAAACGTCACGGACAGCCGCCGTTTACGTTCAGACATTAACGCCACAATGAATGAATCCATCAGCGGTATGACCGTAATTCAGGCAACCAATCAACAACAGGCGAAACTGTCTCAGTTTGATCAGATCAATGCGCACTACTACGATACCCGGCTGAAAACCGTGACGATTTCATCCTTGCTGCTCCGCCCGGCAATCAACTTATTCAGTATTATGGCGCTGGGAGGTGTGGTGTGGTTTTTTGGTCTACAGGTCGTTCAAGGCGTCGCTGAAGTCGGGGTGCTATATGCTTACCTCAACTATTTGGGGCGATTCTCAGAGCCATTAATCGAGATTACGCAACGTTTCGGGTTATACCAGCAAGCGATTGTGGCAGGTAACCGAGTCTATGAACTGCTGCAAGAATCTTCGGCTAAGCCCGAAAAAGGCACCTTTTCCCGGATTGATACCGGACATCTGAGTATCAAAAACTTGAATTTTGCTTACCACAATAATCATCCGGTGTTGCAGGATATCAATGCCGAAATCAATGCCGGACAACTCTTTGCCATCGTCGGACATACCGGCAGTGGTAAAAGTACCTTAATGAGTCTGTTACTCAATTTTTATCAGCCCCAGTCAGGCACGATCTGTATTGATGAACATCCTCTTGATCACTATAGTCATGACGCCTTACGTCAAGGGGTCAGTTTTATTCCGCAGGATCCGTTTATTCTTGCTACCACCATATTCGATAACATCGATATGGGGCGGAACTTAAGTGAGTCAGCAGTACGACTTGCCGCACGTCAGGCGCATTTGCATGATGTGATTATTGCCATGAGCGAGGGTTACCAGACACAGCTCGGCGAAGGCGGCTTGCGACTCTCAACCGGGCAACGTCAACAACTGATTATCGCCCGAGCCTTGGCAGGCTCACCCAAGGTATTGTTACTGGATGAGGCCACCGCGAATGTCGACAGTGAAACCGAACAGGTTGTCCAGCGGGCGCTGAACGATCTGCAAGGTCAGGTCACGCTGATTGTAGTTGCGCATCGCTTGTCCACCATTCGTCATGCCGATCAGATTCTGGTACTGGAGCATGGTCACTTAATCGAACAAGGTGACCATCACCAGCTCATGGCGCGACCACAGGGCCAATATCGTGCCATGTATCAATTACAGCAGCAGGAGAAACGAGTGGCTCAGGCCGCTAAGTGA
- a CDS encoding ABC transporter ATP-binding protein — translation MQLFQHLGWFFRRYWLTYTFALLMLVIVALINMAIPWFIGQTIDHLLATRTMAQAKYDLLGLLLASIIVYLLRYGWRRMLFGTSYKLGNLLRQQFYQRLTRQGQAFYNHHSTGDLMARATNDIDAVEIAAGEGILSGFDGLLTFILVLVMMFIFIDWQLAALAILPFPFMGIGFYRLSSQIHHQFKTTLDRFSSLNEQTQQAMTGIRMIKSMGRESIEAEQFDQIAEQAASSTYKVQRSEALFDPIIQLSLGAALLIALLAGGWQIHEGRLTVGQLTSFTLYLSELIWPMFAFGWLMNILQRGNAAIERLDELLTLPDTIEDHGQFTPRGYQVTVSHLTFHYPDIPQPSLKNVSFRLRENRVFGVVGATGAGKSTLLQLLMRYWESGEGAIQISGTPLRQIPLAQLRALYAYVPQDAFLFSATIMENIRMGRPAATDEQVYQAAKLAAIDNDIRQFPDGYQTTVGERGVTLSGGQRQRISIARALISDAPLLILDDALSAVDIRTEKIIIQHLRQRKTQTLIIVSHRLSAVEHADEIIVMAHGEVIERGKHQQLIAGDGWYSRMAAYQQMEQAMESTSS, via the coding sequence ATGCAATTATTTCAACACTTGGGATGGTTCTTTCGCCGCTATTGGCTGACTTACACATTTGCGTTACTCATGCTCGTCATCGTCGCGCTGATCAACATGGCCATCCCATGGTTTATTGGTCAAACGATTGACCACCTGCTCGCAACGCGCACCATGGCACAAGCCAAATACGATCTTCTCGGTTTATTGCTCGCCAGTATCATCGTCTACCTGCTCCGTTATGGCTGGCGACGGATGTTATTCGGCACATCCTATAAGCTGGGCAATCTCTTGCGTCAGCAGTTTTATCAGCGTCTGACCCGACAAGGACAGGCATTCTATAATCACCACTCAACCGGTGATTTGATGGCTCGCGCCACCAATGATATTGATGCGGTTGAAATCGCTGCGGGTGAAGGGATTTTATCGGGCTTTGACGGGTTGCTAACCTTTATTCTGGTCCTGGTAATGATGTTTATTTTTATCGACTGGCAGTTGGCAGCTTTAGCAATCCTCCCTTTTCCATTCATGGGGATCGGCTTTTACCGCCTGTCCAGTCAGATTCACCACCAATTCAAGACCACACTTGACCGGTTTTCCTCATTGAATGAGCAAACCCAACAAGCCATGACTGGCATTCGCATGATCAAATCGATGGGCAGAGAGTCAATCGAAGCCGAACAGTTTGACCAGATTGCAGAACAGGCCGCCAGCAGTACCTATAAAGTGCAACGTTCAGAAGCCCTGTTTGATCCCATCATTCAATTGAGTCTTGGCGCAGCGTTACTCATCGCCTTACTTGCCGGTGGTTGGCAAATACACGAAGGTCGCTTAACTGTCGGGCAATTAACCAGCTTTACCCTGTACTTATCAGAGCTGATCTGGCCGATGTTTGCCTTTGGCTGGTTAATGAATATCTTGCAACGCGGCAATGCCGCCATCGAACGTCTCGATGAGTTACTCACCTTACCCGATACCATCGAAGACCACGGCCAGTTCACCCCCAGAGGATATCAGGTAACCGTCAGCCACCTGACATTTCATTATCCGGATATCCCTCAGCCGAGTCTGAAGAATGTTTCGTTTCGTTTGAGAGAAAACCGCGTATTCGGGGTTGTCGGTGCCACCGGTGCAGGAAAATCAACGCTACTCCAGCTTTTGATGCGCTATTGGGAATCCGGAGAAGGTGCCATCCAGATCAGTGGCACACCACTGCGCCAGATTCCGCTGGCTCAACTGCGGGCACTTTATGCTTATGTTCCTCAGGATGCATTTTTGTTCAGTGCCACGATCATGGAAAATATTCGCATGGGACGCCCCGCAGCCACCGATGAACAAGTCTATCAAGCCGCTAAATTAGCCGCGATTGATAATGATATCCGCCAGTTCCCCGATGGCTATCAGACCACCGTCGGAGAGCGCGGTGTAACCCTGTCCGGGGGACAACGACAACGGATTTCGATTGCCCGGGCGTTGATCAGTGATGCCCCGCTCCTCATTTTGGATGATGCGCTCTCGGCCGTTGATATCCGGACGGAAAAAATCATCATTCAGCATCTGCGGCAACGAAAAACTCAGACACTCATCATTGTCAGTCACCGCTTATCCGCTGTAGAACACGCGGATGAAATTATTGTCATGGCCCATGGTGAAGTGATTGAAAGAGGCAAACATCAACAATTAATTGCGGGTGACGGCTGGTATTCACGAATGGCAGCCTATCAACAGATGGAACAGGCGATGGAGAGTACATCCTCATGA
- a CDS encoding FAD:protein FMN transferase, giving the protein MFTQRMLLNHFRCVAALVCLVMVTACSRTPELQKLEGYAQGTTYHISWWSESDVSPDDIRPLFDQQLATIDKELSTYRDDSYISKFNQSTSTQWQPASDDFLQLLSIARQINQKTQGCYDPTIGPLFNLWGFRKHDFKVPDSQQISAVKTEVGLDKIQVDEQGKRIRKTLPQVQIDFSSMGEGYTIGKLSAILESQGIVNYLVEFGGDMKIKGHKPDGSKWRIAIERPIHKDDDIQPYKIVTIQDEQGVTLDTSGTYRRSFDADGQSYSHILDPRTGASVTHDLVSASVFGQTPAESDAWATAMLCLGPKAGYQVAQRENLEVFFIRTEQGKFIDQQSSALEHSKRVMFNQE; this is encoded by the coding sequence ATGTTTACCCAAAGAATGTTGTTGAACCATTTTCGTTGTGTTGCTGCGCTGGTGTGCCTTGTTATGGTGACCGCCTGTAGTCGGACACCGGAGTTACAGAAGTTGGAAGGTTATGCTCAGGGAACAACCTATCATATCAGTTGGTGGTCTGAGTCGGATGTGTCGCCCGATGACATTCGTCCGTTGTTTGATCAGCAGTTGGCGACGATTGATAAAGAATTATCGACTTATCGGGATGATTCTTATATTTCAAAATTTAATCAGAGCACTTCAACCCAGTGGCAACCGGCTTCAGATGATTTCTTACAGCTTCTGAGTATTGCGCGGCAGATCAATCAGAAAACCCAAGGTTGTTATGATCCGACTATCGGGCCGCTATTCAATTTGTGGGGATTCAGAAAGCACGATTTCAAAGTGCCGGATAGTCAGCAAATTTCAGCCGTGAAAACCGAGGTCGGATTGGACAAAATTCAAGTCGATGAACAGGGCAAACGCATTCGTAAAACGTTGCCACAGGTGCAGATCGATTTTTCTTCGATGGGTGAAGGCTATACGATTGGTAAGCTCAGTGCGATTCTGGAATCTCAGGGGATTGTCAATTATTTGGTGGAGTTTGGCGGAGACATGAAAATCAAAGGCCACAAACCCGATGGTTCGAAGTGGCGTATTGCCATTGAGCGCCCAATCCATAAAGATGATGATATTCAGCCTTATAAGATTGTGACGATTCAGGATGAGCAAGGGGTGACGCTCGACACATCAGGGACTTATCGTCGTTCTTTTGATGCCGATGGTCAGTCATACTCTCATATTCTTGACCCGCGGACCGGGGCTTCTGTGACGCACGATTTGGTGTCTGCTTCGGTATTCGGCCAGACCCCCGCAGAAAGTGACGCATGGGCTACGGCGATGCTATGTCTTGGTCCGAAAGCGGGGTATCAGGTCGCGCAACGGGAAAACCTAGAAGTGTTCTTTATTCGCACAGAACAAGGGAAATTTATTGATCAGCAGAGTTCGGCTCTCGAGCACTCCAAACGAGTGATGTTCAATCAGGAATAA
- a CDS encoding potassium channel family protein, producing MAHFTVIGLGRFGVATSLELINLGHTVTGVDRNPKIAELYVEELTQSIICDVTDEHALRELELAASSAVLVAIGEDLESSLLCILALKNLGVKEIWVKASSRAHHTIVSKLGVARIIHPEEEMGVRIAQALNYPMVNNYLAIGNGLYVVDIEVTSGLHHQPVSTLLDKAQGKVEAILVKRGRETFTQLTHDFLLQENDTFLLCGSREALEQIAPRLV from the coding sequence ATGGCACATTTTACGGTGATTGGTTTAGGGCGGTTTGGCGTGGCAACCAGTCTGGAGTTGATCAATCTCGGGCATACCGTGACCGGCGTCGATCGAAATCCGAAAATCGCTGAGTTGTATGTTGAAGAATTGACGCAATCAATCATTTGTGATGTGACCGATGAACACGCACTTAGGGAGCTGGAACTGGCAGCGAGTAGTGCCGTGCTCGTTGCGATTGGTGAAGATCTGGAATCGAGCCTGCTGTGTATTCTGGCGTTAAAGAATCTTGGTGTAAAAGAGATCTGGGTGAAAGCCAGCTCTAGAGCTCATCATACCATTGTCTCAAAGCTTGGTGTGGCGAGAATTATTCACCCTGAAGAAGAGATGGGGGTGCGAATCGCACAGGCTCTGAATTATCCGATGGTGAATAATTACCTGGCGATCGGCAATGGCTTATATGTGGTGGATATTGAGGTAACGTCGGGACTACATCATCAGCCGGTTTCGACCTTGCTGGATAAAGCGCAAGGCAAGGTTGAGGCGATTTTGGTGAAACGCGGTCGGGAAACATTTACCCAACTGACGCATGATTTTCTTTTACAGGAAAATGATACATTTTTGCTGTGCGGGAGCAGAGAAGCGTTAGAACAGATTGCGCCAAGGTTGGTGTGA